From Vicinamibacteria bacterium, the proteins below share one genomic window:
- a CDS encoding SDR family oxidoreductase, producing the protein MTSQGFALDGRVAVVTGAAGLLGTRHCLALAEAGANVVAVDLKEQDCTDLALHLRAAHGREAYGHACDITDVGSVVRLREAVLHWFGRVDVLVNNAAVDDKVERSNPKEVLSFEKYPLELWERALRVNVTGTFLCCQSLGTEMAAQGRGSIINIASTYGVVAPDQSLYRNADGTQTFFKSAAYPATKGAVLALTRFLGAYWGRAGVRVNALSPGGVENGQDPEFVARYSERTPLGRMAHASDYAGALIFLASDASDYVTGANLIVDGGWTAW; encoded by the coding sequence ATGACCTCCCAGGGGTTCGCCTTGGACGGGAGAGTTGCGGTCGTGACCGGCGCGGCCGGGCTCTTGGGAACCCGCCACTGTCTGGCCCTCGCCGAGGCCGGCGCCAACGTCGTCGCCGTTGACCTAAAGGAACAAGACTGCACCGACCTCGCTCTTCATTTGCGGGCCGCGCACGGCCGAGAGGCCTATGGGCACGCCTGCGACATCACCGACGTGGGCTCCGTAGTCCGCCTCCGGGAGGCCGTCCTCCATTGGTTCGGGCGTGTGGACGTGCTGGTCAATAACGCCGCCGTCGACGACAAGGTCGAGCGATCGAATCCGAAGGAGGTGCTGTCTTTCGAGAAGTATCCCCTGGAGCTCTGGGAGAGAGCTCTACGCGTGAACGTCACGGGGACGTTTCTCTGCTGCCAGTCGCTGGGGACGGAGATGGCCGCGCAGGGGCGGGGGAGCATCATCAACATCGCTTCCACGTACGGGGTGGTGGCCCCGGACCAGTCCCTCTACCGCAACGCCGACGGTACGCAGACTTTCTTCAAATCTGCAGCGTACCCGGCGACGAAGGGTGCCGTGCTCGCCCTTACCCGCTTCCTGGGGGCCTACTGGGGCCGGGCCGGGGTTCGCGTGAACGCGCTGTCTCCGGGGGGCGTGGAGAACGGCCAGGACCCAGAGTTCGTAGCCCGGTATTCGGAACGCACGCCCCTGGGCCGAATGGCCCACGCCTCGGACTACGCGGGCGCCCTCATCTTTCTCGCCAGCGACGCCTCGGACTACGTGACGGGGGCGAACCTGATCGTCGACGGTGGATGGACGGCATGGTAA
- a CDS encoding 3-deoxy-D-manno-octulosonate 8-phosphate phosphatase — translation MVSAASAASGPALLAGELVERARRLRLVLTDCDGVLTDGGVYYAAEGEALRRFSVRDGMGVERLRESGIWTAIVTRERSPLVERRAAKLHLPYHFPGLQDKAAHLDAILRDTGLDTASLAYIGDDVNDLGIIAAVGERGLTAAPADAMPEVLEAVHYRCTAPGGSGAFRDFAEWILRLKREKEAP, via the coding sequence ATGGTAAGCGCCGCCTCCGCCGCGTCCGGTCCCGCTCTGCTTGCGGGGGAACTCGTGGAGCGCGCCCGCCGCCTTCGCCTGGTCCTCACCGATTGCGATGGCGTCCTCACCGACGGCGGAGTGTACTACGCGGCCGAGGGGGAGGCCCTGCGGCGCTTCTCCGTTCGGGACGGCATGGGCGTCGAGCGCCTCCGGGAATCCGGCATCTGGACCGCGATCGTCACGCGCGAGCGCTCGCCGTTGGTGGAGAGACGGGCGGCCAAACTGCATCTACCCTACCATTTTCCGGGGCTCCAGGACAAAGCGGCCCACCTCGACGCGATCCTCCGTGATACAGGCCTCGACACCGCCTCGTTGGCCTATATCGGCGACGACGTGAACGACCTGGGGATCATCGCGGCCGTGGGGGAGCGAGGGCTGACGGCGGCGCCGGCGGACGCCATGCCGGAGGTGCTCGAAGCCGTGCACTACCGCTGTACCGCCCCGGGCGGGTCCGGGGCCTTTCGCGACTTTGCCGAATGGATCCTGAGATTGAAGCGTGAAAAGGAGGCACCATGA
- a CDS encoding N-acetylneuraminate synthase family protein: MTKAAVHVGGRWIGEGEPVFVIAEIGINHNGSLELAKKLIDGAVLSGADAVKFQKRTPEECVPREQWQVERDTPWGRMSYIDYRRRMEFGEAEFAAIDRHCRERGILWFASSWDDESVDFMERFDPPCHKAASASLTDHDLLRKMRSTGRPLMISTGMSTMQEIEMAVSAVAEGPLLLAHATSTYPCPLSDLNLRMLHTLKQHFREHPVGYSGHETGLAPTWAAVALGATFVERHITLDRAMWGSDQAASVEIGGLMRLISNIRDIERSFGDGVKRVYAGELPQIEKLRRVKSRFPAAS, from the coding sequence ATGACCAAAGCCGCTGTGCACGTCGGTGGTCGCTGGATCGGCGAAGGGGAGCCGGTCTTCGTGATCGCGGAGATCGGCATCAACCACAACGGCTCCTTGGAACTCGCAAAGAAGCTGATCGACGGAGCGGTCCTCTCGGGAGCCGACGCCGTGAAATTTCAGAAGCGGACCCCGGAAGAGTGCGTCCCTCGGGAGCAGTGGCAGGTCGAGCGAGATACGCCCTGGGGACGCATGAGTTACATCGATTACCGGCGTCGGATGGAGTTCGGAGAGGCGGAGTTTGCCGCCATCGACCGTCACTGTCGTGAGCGGGGGATCCTCTGGTTTGCTTCCTCTTGGGACGATGAATCCGTGGATTTCATGGAGCGATTCGATCCGCCGTGCCACAAGGCCGCCTCCGCCTCGCTGACCGACCACGACCTTCTCCGCAAGATGCGCTCCACCGGTCGTCCGCTCATGATATCGACGGGGATGTCGACGATGCAGGAGATCGAGATGGCGGTCTCAGCCGTCGCCGAGGGCCCGCTCCTCCTGGCCCACGCGACCTCGACGTACCCGTGTCCCCTCAGTGACCTGAACCTTCGGATGCTCCACACGCTCAAGCAGCACTTTCGCGAGCACCCGGTCGGCTACTCCGGCCACGAAACCGGGCTGGCGCCCACCTGGGCGGCGGTGGCCCTGGGCGCGACGTTCGTCGAACGGCACATCACCCTCGACCGCGCCATGTGGGGGAGCGACCAAGCGGCGTCCGTCGAGATCGGCGGCCTCATGCGCCTCATCTCGAACATCCGAGACATCGAGCGCTCTTTTGGGGACGGCGTCAAGCGCGTGTATGCCGGGGAGCTGCCGCAGATCGAGAAGCTTCGGCGCGTGAAGAGCCGCTTCCCGGCCGCCTCCTGA